The following coding sequences are from one Leptolyngbya sp. NIES-3755 window:
- a CDS encoding glycosyl transferase group 1 (similar to AA sequence:cyanobase_aa:Cyan7425_4955) — MKRLAIITSHPIQYYAPWFRHLSTVFAVRVFYLWDFGVTETLDQGFQQAIQWDIPLLSGYDYEFVPNVSSDPGTHHFWGLQNPSLLAQVKQYQPDTVLLMNYNHASLYRFLWSWTETPLLFRGDSHRLIPTTGLKATVRRQIISTIYRRFAACLYVGKANYEYFRFHQVAPERLFFSPHAIDNDRFISQAAQNQAIDWKQHLGIPLDHSVILFAGKFEPKKRPLDLLHAFLKANLSQVALLFVGAGSLEAELKTTAANHPNIYFAPFQNQSQMPRTYAIADVMVLPSYGAWETWGLAVNEAMCLECPVIVSSHVGCAQDLVTPFETGLMFPAGDVQALAECLREAFSDHNRLQTWGKNSRTRIAQYCYETATTGLQTAMTTLLPEAQE; from the coding sequence ATGAAACGCCTCGCGATTATTACTTCTCATCCCATTCAGTACTACGCTCCTTGGTTTCGGCATCTTAGTACAGTGTTTGCTGTTCGAGTGTTTTATCTATGGGATTTTGGTGTGACTGAAACGCTGGATCAAGGCTTTCAGCAAGCAATTCAGTGGGATATTCCATTGCTCTCAGGCTATGACTATGAGTTTGTGCCGAATGTCAGTTCTGATCCAGGAACCCATCATTTCTGGGGCTTACAAAATCCATCTTTACTCGCGCAAGTGAAGCAATACCAACCGGACACCGTATTGCTGATGAACTATAACCACGCCAGTTTGTATCGCTTCTTGTGGAGTTGGACAGAGACACCGCTTTTGTTTCGGGGCGACTCGCATCGACTGATCCCCACTACTGGACTGAAAGCAACTGTGAGACGACAGATCATCTCAACGATCTATCGTCGGTTTGCAGCTTGTTTGTATGTGGGGAAAGCAAACTATGAGTACTTTCGGTTTCATCAGGTTGCTCCAGAGCGATTATTTTTTTCACCTCATGCGATCGACAACGATCGATTCATTTCACAAGCCGCTCAAAATCAAGCGATCGATTGGAAACAGCACTTAGGGATTCCACTGGATCATTCAGTCATCTTGTTTGCCGGAAAGTTTGAACCAAAAAAACGTCCGCTCGATCTCCTCCACGCCTTTCTCAAAGCTAACCTTTCTCAAGTTGCACTCTTATTTGTGGGAGCAGGATCGCTGGAAGCTGAACTGAAAACAACTGCTGCAAATCACCCGAATATTTACTTTGCACCGTTTCAGAATCAAAGTCAGATGCCGCGAACTTATGCGATCGCAGATGTGATGGTGTTACCGAGCTATGGTGCTTGGGAAACGTGGGGTCTTGCAGTCAATGAAGCGATGTGTCTCGAATGTCCAGTGATTGTCAGTTCTCATGTCGGCTGCGCTCAAGATTTAGTGACTCCGTTTGAAACAGGTTTGATGTTTCCGGCAGGGGATGTCCAAGCGTTGGCTGAATGTTTACGAGAAGCATTTTCGGATCACAATCGCCTTCAAACCTGGGGCAAAAATAGCAGAACTCGGATTGCTCAATATTGCTATGAAACTGCAACGACTGGCTTGCAGACTGCCATGACTACACTGCTGCCTGAAGCGCAGGAATGA
- a CDS encoding glycosyltransferase (similar to AA sequence:cyanobase_aa:alr5238) — MLHVNTRLHLWIPELFTSKGGIQSYSAYFLAALQRSIPPTQIEVFLKNDAIANLPLPSNPQWHQWHCAGHYPPSLRTLLFSAQLLKYGIQSRPNLVITTHLNFTLAASVLKRLANVPYWTVAHGIEAWDINKPALRTALHHADRILAVSRYTGDRLIQEQGLDPKKVVVLPNTFDSDRFQITEKPIHLLKKYQLQPDQPIILTVCRLAPQERYKGYDQVLAALPLIRQAIPQVHYMIVGQGSDRPRIEQLISDLNLQNCVTLAGFVPDQELCDYYNFCDVFAMPSKREGFGIVYLEAMACGKPVLGGNQDGSIDALCQGKLGALVDPEDISTIATTITQILQKHYPNPLLYEPHLLRQQVIETFGFKKFQATLSDLVMSAEPN, encoded by the coding sequence ATGTTACACGTCAACACCCGATTGCACCTGTGGATTCCTGAATTGTTTACATCCAAAGGAGGAATTCAATCTTACTCCGCTTACTTTCTCGCTGCTCTACAGCGGAGTATTCCACCCACCCAGATAGAGGTCTTTCTCAAAAATGATGCGATCGCAAATTTACCCCTACCCTCGAACCCCCAATGGCACCAATGGCATTGTGCAGGTCACTATCCCCCTTCACTGCGAACGCTGCTATTTTCGGCTCAACTGCTGAAGTATGGCATTCAATCCCGTCCCAATTTAGTGATTACCACGCATCTGAACTTTACTCTTGCTGCTAGTGTGCTAAAGCGCCTCGCAAATGTTCCTTATTGGACAGTCGCACATGGCATCGAAGCTTGGGATATTAACAAACCCGCGCTCAGAACTGCTTTGCACCACGCCGATCGCATTCTGGCAGTGAGTCGCTACACCGGCGATCGCTTGATTCAAGAACAGGGATTAGATCCGAAAAAAGTTGTTGTCCTGCCGAATACGTTTGATAGCGATCGCTTTCAAATCACTGAGAAACCAATTCATCTATTGAAAAAGTATCAGTTACAGCCCGATCAGCCGATCATTCTCACGGTCTGCCGATTAGCTCCTCAAGAACGCTACAAAGGGTATGACCAAGTTTTAGCAGCATTGCCTCTGATTCGTCAGGCAATTCCGCAGGTTCATTATATGATTGTCGGTCAGGGTAGCGATCGTCCGAGAATTGAACAATTAATCTCAGACCTAAATCTGCAAAACTGTGTCACGCTGGCGGGCTTCGTCCCAGATCAAGAGTTGTGTGATTACTACAATTTCTGTGATGTGTTTGCGATGCCGAGTAAGCGAGAAGGATTTGGAATTGTCTATCTAGAAGCGATGGCTTGTGGAAAACCTGTGTTGGGTGGAAATCAAGACGGCTCGATCGATGCACTTTGCCAAGGTAAATTAGGGGCATTAGTCGATCCAGAAGACATCAGCACAATTGCAACAACAATCACCCAAATCTTGCAAAAACACTATCCGAACCCGCTCCTCTATGAGCCGCATCTGCTAAGACAGCAGGTGATTGAAACATTTGGTTTCAAGAAATTTCAAGCCACGCTGAGCGATTTAGTGATGTCTGCCGAACCGAATTGA
- a CDS encoding asparagine synthase (similar to AA sequence:cyanobase_aa:Cyan7425_4960), with protein MCGIAGLIVPNYSVDQIKQMGQRMQAAIQHRGPDDQGIYLAPTQQTALIHTRLSILDLSTAGHQPMSTPDGRYWISFNGEIYNFRQLKAELEHQGDRFQSQTDTEVLLRLYQRDGEACVNSLRGMFAFAIWDEWEQTCFIARDPLGIKPLYYWQSGNKLVFASELKAVLASGLPSRSLNPTGLYGYLTTGSVPEPHTLLEDIYCLPAGHTLLWQRGETTTNHYWQIQFGAESIAPETAIEQVRAALIDSVRHHFVSDVPVGVFLSGGIDSTAVVALSRQIQSGELRTYSIGFEESDWSESTIAHQVAQEFETEHTEWILDGATARSLLPKFLSAIDQPSIDGFNTFCVSHLTQLNGTKVVLSGLGGDELFNGYNSSEKVPQLVDFATRLQPIKPLVSAIGAGLEQWTGSGRYRRLGDFLQRPATLANAYRSFRGIFTHTEACQISQSYTGQSMPRRDASTVIPEQPSTTDVISWLELTQYMRNQLLRESDVMSMTWGLELRVPFVDATLLDAIAQIPSDIRLQPGKQLLTQAVPEVPTWVRDRPKQGFYFPFQVWMDGAWKDYFQAVDCPKSIPLKNWYRRWSLAVLQHWWQQI; from the coding sequence ATGTGCGGAATTGCTGGACTGATTGTTCCAAATTACTCAGTTGACCAGATTAAACAGATGGGTCAACGAATGCAGGCTGCAATCCAACATCGCGGACCCGATGATCAGGGCATTTATCTTGCACCCACTCAACAGACTGCACTGATTCACACCCGATTGTCGATCCTCGATTTGAGTACAGCCGGACATCAACCTATGTCAACTCCTGACGGACGCTACTGGATCAGCTTTAACGGCGAAATCTACAACTTTCGTCAACTGAAAGCAGAGCTAGAACATCAAGGCGATCGCTTTCAATCGCAAACCGATACTGAAGTACTGCTGAGACTCTATCAACGCGATGGTGAAGCTTGCGTCAACTCTCTTAGAGGAATGTTTGCTTTTGCGATTTGGGATGAATGGGAGCAGACTTGCTTCATCGCACGTGACCCGTTAGGCATTAAGCCTCTGTATTACTGGCAGTCTGGAAACAAACTGGTCTTTGCTTCAGAACTAAAAGCGGTACTGGCATCAGGCTTGCCTAGTCGATCGCTCAATCCCACAGGGTTATACGGCTATCTTACGACCGGATCAGTTCCAGAACCGCATACATTACTAGAAGATATCTACTGTTTGCCTGCTGGACACACGTTACTCTGGCAACGGGGAGAAACGACCACAAATCACTATTGGCAAATTCAATTTGGTGCAGAGTCGATCGCGCCTGAAACTGCGATCGAGCAAGTTCGAGCCGCTTTGATCGATTCAGTCCGGCACCATTTTGTGAGTGATGTTCCGGTCGGTGTCTTTTTGAGCGGCGGCATTGATTCTACTGCGGTCGTTGCCTTGTCGCGTCAAATTCAATCTGGAGAGTTGCGAACGTACTCGATCGGTTTTGAAGAATCCGACTGGAGCGAAAGCACGATCGCTCATCAAGTTGCTCAAGAATTTGAGACAGAACACACCGAGTGGATACTCGATGGGGCAACAGCACGATCGCTCTTACCGAAATTCTTGAGCGCGATCGATCAGCCCAGCATTGATGGCTTTAACACCTTTTGTGTGTCTCACCTCACCCAGTTGAATGGAACCAAAGTTGTTTTATCTGGACTCGGTGGAGATGAACTTTTCAATGGGTACAACTCATCTGAGAAAGTGCCTCAACTGGTCGATTTTGCCACTCGACTGCAACCGATCAAACCGCTTGTTTCAGCGATCGGTGCGGGATTAGAACAATGGACAGGTTCGGGACGCTACCGACGACTGGGCGATTTTCTACAGCGACCCGCAACCTTAGCCAATGCGTATCGTAGTTTTCGGGGAATCTTCACGCATACAGAAGCGTGTCAAATTTCTCAAAGTTACACAGGTCAGAGCATGCCGCGACGGGATGCTTCGACGGTGATTCCAGAACAGCCTTCTACGACTGATGTGATCAGTTGGTTAGAGTTGACTCAATATATGCGAAACCAACTGTTGCGCGAAAGTGATGTGATGAGCATGACTTGGGGCTTAGAGTTGCGCGTTCCTTTTGTCGATGCCACCCTGCTTGATGCGATCGCACAAATTCCAAGCGACATCCGACTGCAACCGGGTAAACAACTCCTGACGCAAGCGGTTCCAGAAGTCCCAACCTGGGTGCGCGATCGACCAAAGCAAGGATTTTATTTTCCCTTCCAAGTGTGGATGGACGGCGCTTGGAAAGATTACTTTCAGGCAGTGGATTGTCCCAAAAGCATTCCGTTAAAAAACTGGTATCGTCGCTGGAGTCTGGCAGTTTTACAGCACTGGTGGCAGCAGATTTAA
- a CDS encoding putative glycosyltransferase (similar to AA sequence:cyanobase_aa:slr1077): MSDEFPAALLDQAKPHQSFDPQALKVCHVIACINQNIGGPALSVTHLTEALSQTAIEPHLWTLHYPEHGSQLQPSGVQLHSYPATFLTRYGRGFHPIADRALHELAAQDLDLIHNHGVWMFPNRYARQAAQRHNLPLVISPRGMLEPWALRWSGLRKRVAWWLYERENLERATLFHATSEMEVQAIRQLGFQQPIALIPNGVSIPTLEQIPTKAVLTAQFPTLANKRWLLFLSRLHPKKGLDRLLQVWHQLEAKFPEWQLVIAGPDLIGYQAELIALTTKLNLQSRVTFTGMLSGDQKAAALGNAELFVLPSHSENFGIAVAEALSYAVPVITTHGTPWEDLHRANCGWWIENQTERFTQALTEGMQLSDSDRRSMGFNGRALVTKDYAWSSIAQTMSAVYRWIMQGGTPVESIRFD, translated from the coding sequence ATGTCCGATGAATTCCCGGCGGCGCTGCTCGATCAAGCCAAACCACATCAATCATTTGACCCTCAAGCTCTGAAAGTGTGTCATGTGATTGCTTGTATTAATCAAAACATTGGTGGACCTGCCCTCTCAGTCACCCATCTGACCGAAGCTCTGAGCCAAACCGCGATCGAGCCGCATCTCTGGACGCTCCACTATCCTGAGCATGGTTCACAACTCCAACCTTCTGGAGTTCAGCTTCATAGTTATCCAGCTACCTTTCTCACAAGATATGGTCGAGGATTTCATCCGATTGCCGATCGCGCCCTGCATGAATTAGCCGCACAAGACCTCGATCTAATTCACAATCATGGGGTGTGGATGTTTCCTAACCGCTATGCGCGTCAAGCTGCCCAACGTCATAATTTACCGCTCGTGATTTCGCCACGGGGAATGTTGGAGCCTTGGGCACTTCGGTGGAGTGGACTACGGAAACGAGTTGCATGGTGGCTCTATGAGCGAGAAAACTTAGAGCGAGCCACCCTGTTTCATGCCACATCTGAGATGGAAGTGCAAGCGATTCGACAACTAGGATTTCAACAACCGATCGCATTAATCCCCAACGGCGTATCGATTCCAACTCTCGAACAAATTCCAACCAAAGCTGTACTCACCGCACAGTTTCCAACCTTAGCAAACAAGCGCTGGCTCCTCTTTCTCTCGCGACTGCATCCGAAAAAGGGACTCGATCGACTGCTTCAGGTTTGGCATCAGTTAGAAGCAAAATTTCCAGAGTGGCAGCTTGTGATTGCAGGTCCGGATTTGATTGGCTATCAAGCAGAACTGATTGCGCTCACTACAAAGCTAAATCTTCAGTCCCGCGTCACATTTACAGGAATGTTGTCCGGTGATCAAAAAGCAGCCGCATTGGGCAATGCAGAATTATTTGTATTGCCTTCTCACTCCGAGAATTTTGGCATTGCAGTGGCAGAAGCCTTGTCCTACGCCGTTCCAGTCATCACAACCCACGGGACACCTTGGGAAGACTTGCACCGCGCTAACTGTGGATGGTGGATTGAAAATCAGACTGAGCGATTCACTCAGGCATTAACTGAAGGAATGCAACTTTCCGATTCAGACCGTCGATCGATGGGATTCAACGGACGGGCATTGGTCACAAAAGACTATGCCTGGAGTTCGATCGCTCAAACCATGTCCGCCGTTTACCGCTGGATCATGCAGGGCGGAACTCCTGTGGAAAGTATTCGATTCGATTGA
- a CDS encoding lipopolysaccharide N-acetylglucosaminyltransferase (similar to AA sequence:cyanobase_aa:LBDG_55560), which yields MKIAIAMGPWFPVPAIEGGAVPRFWQGLAEQFAASGHQVTMLCRSHPEQPDYEIINRVHYVRRGGFPQSPNIWLDLVKDLVYAITTTPMLPRTDVLVINDFWLPAFAQFHPLVDKVVVNVARFPKGQFRLYQYVDQFAVVSHPIQAAVAEQYPAATDRMRVIPNAIDTSVFYPSISSIGRSEKVLLYVGRLHPEKGIHLLIDAFAQFSKRFPDVKLKIIGPAQGNQGGGGESYLATLKQKAIGLRIEFVGPIFDPHQLAETYRAADLFCYPSLAEKGESFGVAPLEAMACGLVPIVSNLACFQDFIEHKNTGYIFDHQSSQPADQLALTLETAFSNWSSTCKIARDAAQKATQYSYEKIAQQYLAQFEQLLRT from the coding sequence ATGAAAATTGCGATCGCGATGGGTCCCTGGTTTCCAGTACCCGCTATTGAAGGAGGAGCCGTTCCTCGATTTTGGCAAGGGTTAGCCGAACAATTTGCTGCTTCTGGGCATCAAGTGACGATGCTCTGTCGGAGTCATCCTGAGCAGCCCGATTATGAAATCATCAATCGTGTTCACTATGTGCGACGGGGTGGGTTTCCTCAGAGTCCGAATATCTGGCTAGATCTCGTCAAGGATCTGGTCTATGCGATCACCACAACGCCAATGTTGCCTCGAACAGATGTGTTGGTGATCAACGATTTTTGGCTCCCTGCTTTTGCTCAATTCCATCCTTTGGTGGATAAGGTCGTTGTCAATGTCGCTCGTTTTCCCAAAGGGCAATTTCGACTCTATCAGTATGTGGATCAGTTTGCAGTCGTGTCGCATCCCATTCAAGCCGCCGTCGCTGAGCAATATCCTGCTGCTACGGATCGAATGCGGGTGATTCCGAATGCGATCGACACTTCTGTTTTTTACCCTTCAATTTCCTCGATCGGACGTTCCGAAAAGGTACTGCTTTATGTCGGTAGACTTCACCCAGAGAAGGGAATTCACTTACTGATTGATGCGTTTGCCCAGTTTTCCAAACGATTTCCCGATGTCAAGCTAAAAATTATTGGTCCTGCACAAGGCAATCAAGGCGGCGGTGGAGAGAGCTACTTAGCCACACTCAAACAGAAAGCGATCGGACTCAGAATCGAATTTGTCGGTCCAATCTTCGATCCGCATCAACTTGCGGAGACCTATCGAGCCGCAGATTTATTTTGCTATCCTTCACTTGCTGAGAAAGGTGAGTCTTTCGGCGTTGCGCCCCTAGAGGCGATGGCGTGTGGATTAGTCCCAATCGTTTCCAACTTAGCTTGTTTTCAGGACTTTATTGAACACAAGAACACAGGCTATATCTTTGATCACCAAAGTTCTCAGCCTGCCGATCAATTAGCTCTAACTTTAGAGACCGCGTTCTCGAATTGGTCAAGCACCTGCAAAATTGCTAGAGACGCAGCACAAAAGGCAACGCAATACAGCTACGAGAAAATCGCGCAACAATATCTCGCCCAGTTCGAGCAATTGCTGAGAACTTGA
- a CDS encoding DNA helicase, TrwC and TraI like protein (similar to AA sequence:cyanobase_aa:SYNPCC7002_F0103), producing the protein MLDGEKQCGYEIEVRSNGQFELRGYGQKLLDVYSNRTQEIQAHLEKWEQAQGEAATPAQRKAATLKTRKNKVRDVDREMLFQQWGAELKVRQLQLPDIPKNQAALIDREWNATQSVNAGVNHCSERDSLFRRSQVERFALEHHLGEQSFDALQSAFDYNPALIQGAERVMELLRQPEVRSQYEQIVQAVNCLQRWQQATEYLGHRATKLNEIHQVTQIYLDEHKSPQVFRQQIQEDLTRYQNILNSQKQLEI; encoded by the coding sequence ATGCTGGACGGAGAAAAGCAATGTGGCTATGAGATCGAAGTTCGTTCCAATGGTCAATTTGAATTAAGGGGCTATGGGCAGAAACTTCTTGACGTTTACTCCAATCGAACGCAAGAAATTCAAGCACATCTGGAGAAGTGGGAACAAGCCCAGGGAGAAGCAGCAACTCCAGCCCAACGAAAAGCTGCAACCTTGAAGACTCGCAAGAATAAAGTGAGAGATGTCGATCGCGAAATGCTCTTTCAGCAATGGGGAGCTGAACTTAAAGTGCGTCAGTTGCAGTTACCGGATATCCCCAAGAATCAGGCAGCGTTAATTGATCGTGAATGGAACGCGACCCAATCTGTGAATGCAGGTGTGAATCATTGCAGTGAACGCGACAGTTTGTTTCGTCGAAGTCAGGTTGAACGATTCGCGCTGGAGCATCATTTGGGCGAACAATCTTTTGATGCCTTACAGAGCGCTTTCGACTACAACCCAGCGTTGATTCAAGGGGCGGAGCGAGTGATGGAGTTATTGCGGCAACCGGAAGTGCGATCGCAGTACGAACAAATCGTTCAAGCGGTAAACTGTCTTCAACGATGGCAGCAAGCCACTGAGTATCTTGGTCATAGAGCAACAAAATTAAACGAAATTCACCAAGTTACACAGATTTATCTTGATGAACATAAGAGTCCTCAAGTATTTCGCCAACAGATTCAAGAAGATCTCACTCGATACCAGAACATTCTAAACAGCCAAAAACAGCTTGAGATTTAA
- a CDS encoding putative TrwC/TraI protein (similar to AA sequence:cyanobase_aa:cce_5265), with translation MLSLSNVSAQQAENYYEKDDYYTQPLSSEEAQAKWFGKGVAALGLAATFQPQEFKSLLYGQDLEGNALHARRVDLTQHRAATDYTFSAPKSVSIAALIQQDQRVIQAHDRAVEVALSVMEDRYTQTRISTDAGRRKAMWL, from the coding sequence ATGCTGTCACTCAGCAATGTTTCAGCTCAACAAGCTGAGAACTATTACGAGAAGGATGATTACTACACCCAGCCACTCTCCTCCGAGGAGGCACAAGCCAAATGGTTCGGTAAAGGAGTTGCGGCATTAGGGCTTGCTGCCACATTTCAGCCACAGGAATTCAAGTCGCTGCTGTACGGACAAGATTTGGAGGGGAATGCCCTTCATGCGCGACGAGTGGACTTAACCCAACATCGGGCAGCAACGGACTACACGTTTAGCGCCCCCAAAAGTGTGTCGATTGCGGCTCTGATTCAACAGGATCAACGAGTGATTCAAGCTCACGATCGCGCGGTTGAAGTTGCCCTTTCGGTTATGGAAGACCGCTACACCCAAACTCGAATCAGCACAGATGCTGGACGGAGAAAAGCAATGTGGCTATGA
- a CDS encoding hypothetical protein (similar to AA sequence:cyanobase_aa:Npun_DF044), producing MNCLAYDADVENPEFEEYHVTSKHRVQVLNFLDVGEAKQFFTALDQQHPEVTLLDMPGASGKQTREQIQKFGLFQIAKQLGYRTTIATVLNNAYNTVNSLDIMLDFCGENADYVVVKSQLWNQGSLTFDRWQQSQTRTKFQQLKGIEIEMPVLELTSFDALHEESISFFEREQLSFGDRILVDSFLDLSQPQLKAASAYFGITAAPEKKLTSTTKAETKA from the coding sequence GTGAATTGTCTAGCTTACGATGCCGATGTCGAGAATCCAGAATTTGAGGAATACCATGTGACATCGAAACACAGGGTTCAAGTTCTAAATTTTCTTGATGTGGGTGAAGCTAAGCAGTTCTTTACGGCATTGGATCAACAGCACCCAGAAGTGACATTGTTAGATATGCCAGGGGCGAGTGGAAAACAAACTCGTGAACAAATTCAGAAGTTCGGGTTATTTCAAATTGCCAAGCAACTTGGATATCGAACGACGATCGCAACTGTCTTGAACAATGCTTACAACACGGTGAACAGTCTCGATATCATGCTGGACTTCTGTGGAGAAAATGCAGATTATGTGGTTGTGAAGAGTCAACTCTGGAATCAAGGAAGTCTGACCTTCGATCGCTGGCAGCAATCCCAAACTCGAACGAAGTTTCAGCAACTCAAGGGAATCGAGATTGAGATGCCTGTGCTGGAACTGACTAGCTTTGATGCCTTGCATGAAGAATCGATCTCCTTTTTTGAACGGGAGCAATTGAGTTTTGGCGATCGCATTCTCGTCGATAGTTTTCTAGATCTAAGCCAACCCCAACTTAAAGCAGCATCAGCCTATTTTGGTATCACTGCCGCACCTGAAAAGAAACTGACCTCAACAACTAAAGCGGAAACGAAAGCATGA
- a CDS encoding hypothetical protein (similar to AA sequence:cyanobase_aa:Cyan7425_5027) has protein sequence MSPYLEACCLRASATVSYARAERDIAVYTGMRVSAKTQQRLVQRQPWEELEPEAPEPILEISIDGGNVKLTSGTQDEPDWRQYKAVRINGKGESRAWFQDNEALVATVSARPMAEVVVCLGDGHDGIWNLHQQIVALSEQRIEILDWYHLKENLFKLSSDEIDREQIEAQLWKGDVSAALAQLAACPSDEAERFCNYLLKHQHRIVNYDYYAAEELCSIGSGAVESLVKQIDQRLQIVGGRWKAEHIPKVLAQRCAYLNEQLNPTTSILSRR, from the coding sequence ATGAGTCCTTACTTGGAAGCGTGCTGTTTGAGAGCGAGTGCAACGGTTTCCTATGCCCGCGCAGAACGAGACATCGCGGTGTATACAGGAATGCGCGTCAGCGCCAAAACGCAACAACGATTAGTCCAGCGACAACCGTGGGAAGAACTTGAACCCGAAGCGCCAGAGCCGATTCTGGAAATCAGTATTGATGGCGGCAATGTGAAGTTAACCAGTGGCACTCAAGACGAACCGGACTGGCGACAGTACAAAGCCGTTCGCATCAATGGCAAGGGAGAAAGTCGAGCTTGGTTTCAGGACAATGAGGCATTGGTCGCAACAGTGAGCGCGCGTCCGATGGCAGAGGTCGTTGTCTGTCTGGGCGATGGACACGACGGCATCTGGAACTTGCATCAGCAGATCGTCGCGTTGAGCGAGCAACGGATTGAGATTCTCGATTGGTATCATCTCAAGGAGAACTTGTTCAAGTTATCGAGCGACGAAATCGACCGAGAACAGATAGAAGCTCAGTTATGGAAAGGAGATGTGAGCGCTGCTCTAGCCCAATTAGCGGCGTGTCCCTCCGATGAGGCAGAGCGGTTTTGCAACTATCTGCTGAAGCATCAACATCGGATTGTGAACTACGACTACTACGCGGCTGAGGAGCTATGTTCGATTGGGTCAGGAGCCGTGGAATCGTTGGTCAAACAAATTGATCAACGGTTGCAGATTGTTGGAGGTCGGTGGAAAGCGGAGCATATTCCGAAAGTGCTGGCACAACGCTGTGCTTATCTCAATGAGCAACTGAATCCCACGACATCTATTCTCTCAAGAAGGTGA
- a CDS encoding unknown protein (similar to AA sequence:cyanobase_aa:asl7669): MTPEDQQALNAHVQAIAKILYNDADKSQITNLAEIEAMVRTQVQQHVTPGLGSFLSQQLPPQLKATRDG, translated from the coding sequence ATGACTCCTGAAGACCAACAAGCGCTGAATGCCCATGTTCAAGCGATTGCAAAAATCTTGTACAACGATGCTGACAAAAGCCAGATAACGAATTTGGCAGAAATCGAAGCGATGGTGCGAACTCAAGTGCAACAGCACGTCACACCAGGATTAGGGAGTTTTTTATCACAGCAGTTACCGCCACAACTGAAGGCTACCCGCGACGGTTGA
- a CDS encoding hypothetical protein (similar to AA sequence:cyanobase_aa:PCC7424_2398): MVTFVGKQEMSQELGLSRETLKRYRLQGEWIEGVHWIRVNCRRVLYNQELIQDWLHNRNNPNAHQCAIEIYQSSRLSSKKIARNRSAQVSV, encoded by the coding sequence ATGGTCACATTTGTTGGTAAGCAAGAGATGTCACAAGAACTTGGATTGAGTCGTGAAACGTTGAAACGGTATCGGCTTCAAGGTGAATGGATTGAGGGAGTTCATTGGATACGAGTGAACTGCCGTCGTGTGCTTTACAATCAGGAACTCATTCAGGATTGGCTTCACAATCGCAATAATCCAAATGCTCATCAGTGTGCAATTGAAATCTACCAATCTAGCCGCCTAAGCTCCAAAAAAATCGCGAGAAATCGCTCGGCTCAAGTTTCTGTTTGA